Proteins encoded in a region of the Mycolicibacterium duvalii genome:
- a CDS encoding enoyl-CoA hydratase/isomerase family protein, producing MTTTDDRVLFDVDHDTRIATITLNNPKQRNSYDAAMRDQLARYLDDVAEDDDLTVVLLRGAEGVFSTGADMNNAYGWYGSKESEQAKRRPSQRRRLTVDRKTFGFYHNLMGFPKVTVGEISGYALGGGFEMALMTDISVIGRDTRIGMPATRFLGPALGSLHMFFHRLGPVLARRLLLTGDIITAADVEHVGVFTDTCDAAAVPARARYWAEKAAKMPADGVVIAKEAFRLVEQSQVYQGEEVASYLFHAYGTNLQFAPGEFNFVKTRAQVGTREAFRLRDEHFFVAEPE from the coding sequence ATGACCACCACCGACGACCGCGTCCTCTTCGACGTCGACCACGACACGCGGATCGCGACCATCACGCTGAACAACCCCAAACAGCGCAACTCCTACGACGCGGCGATGCGCGATCAGCTGGCGCGGTATCTCGACGACGTCGCCGAGGACGACGACCTGACCGTGGTGCTGCTGCGTGGCGCCGAAGGCGTGTTCAGCACTGGGGCGGACATGAACAACGCGTACGGCTGGTACGGGAGTAAAGAGTCCGAGCAAGCCAAGCGTCGGCCCAGCCAGCGCCGCCGACTCACCGTGGACCGCAAGACCTTCGGCTTCTACCACAACCTGATGGGCTTTCCGAAGGTCACGGTCGGCGAGATCAGCGGTTACGCTCTCGGCGGCGGGTTCGAGATGGCGTTGATGACCGATATCTCGGTGATCGGACGCGACACCCGCATCGGTATGCCGGCCACCCGCTTCCTGGGTCCGGCGCTGGGCAGCCTGCACATGTTCTTCCACCGGCTGGGTCCTGTGTTGGCGCGGCGACTGTTGCTCACCGGCGACATCATCACCGCGGCCGACGTCGAGCACGTCGGCGTCTTCACCGACACCTGCGACGCGGCGGCGGTGCCGGCCCGCGCCCGGTACTGGGCCGAGAAAGCGGCCAAGATGCCGGCCGACGGCGTGGTCATCGCCAAGGAGGCGTTCCGGTTGGTCGAACAGAGCCAGGTGTATCAGGGCGAAGAGGTGGCCAGCTACCTCTTCCACGCCTACGGGACGAACCTGCAGTTCGCGCCGGGGGAATTCAACTTCGTCAAGACCCGGGCGCAGGTCGGGACCAGGGAGGCGTTCCGGCTGCGTGACGAGCACTTCTTCGTCGCCGAGCCGGAGTGA
- a CDS encoding acyl-CoA synthetase has translation MPEWTIGGVLDAIAAAVPDRVMTVCGDRRSTYAQTADRTRRLANFLAGNGIGIQRERSELQRWECGQDRVALIMHNDLYPDMVIGTLKARAVPVNVNFHYTPREVEDLLAYLKPRAVICHRSLGAKFADVLRGAGVELVISIDDGAEPEESEPQPAGAVPLDEALAAGDADQDITPSPDDVMMICTGGTTGRPKGVMWRQADTYVISMNGADHESATEIHDKVAHAGPPWFAVSPLMHAAGMWTAFAALLNGQTVILYDKTTLDPAAVLRTAETEKVGLMTMVGDAYAGPLIDELRRHRYDLSSLFAIGTGGAATNQRHQDALLELLPQITLINGYGSSETGNMAFGRSQNGDRKDTFERRDGVVLLSEDRTRFVAPGETEVGWVAREGRIPLGYFDDAEATLRTFPEVDGRRVVISGDRGSLEGDGTLRLFGRDSLVVNTGGEKVFVEEVEEVLRAHPDVVDALVVSRPSERWGEELVAIVAPRGGAVPSEASLLELCHQQLARYKAPKELVFVGQVRRLGNGKADYRWAKDQAVQRGSLAGRS, from the coding sequence ATGCCAGAGTGGACCATCGGCGGTGTCCTCGACGCCATCGCCGCCGCGGTACCCGACCGGGTGATGACGGTCTGCGGTGACCGCAGGAGCACCTACGCGCAGACCGCCGACCGTACCCGTCGGCTCGCGAACTTTCTGGCCGGCAACGGAATCGGCATTCAGCGCGAACGCAGTGAGCTGCAGCGCTGGGAGTGCGGGCAGGATCGCGTCGCGCTGATCATGCACAACGATCTCTATCCCGACATGGTGATCGGAACGCTGAAGGCGCGCGCCGTCCCGGTCAACGTGAACTTCCACTACACGCCCCGTGAGGTCGAGGACCTCCTGGCGTATCTGAAGCCGCGGGCGGTGATCTGCCACCGGTCTCTGGGCGCGAAGTTCGCCGACGTGCTGCGCGGCGCCGGTGTGGAGCTGGTGATCTCGATCGACGACGGGGCAGAGCCGGAAGAATCGGAGCCGCAGCCCGCGGGCGCCGTGCCTCTGGACGAGGCGCTGGCCGCGGGTGACGCCGACCAGGACATCACCCCCTCTCCCGACGACGTGATGATGATCTGCACCGGCGGGACCACCGGCCGGCCCAAGGGCGTGATGTGGCGGCAGGCCGACACCTACGTGATCTCCATGAACGGCGCCGACCACGAGTCCGCCACCGAGATCCACGACAAGGTCGCCCACGCCGGCCCCCCATGGTTCGCAGTCTCGCCGCTGATGCACGCCGCCGGCATGTGGACGGCGTTCGCGGCGCTGCTCAACGGACAGACCGTGATCCTCTACGACAAGACGACCCTCGACCCGGCCGCGGTGCTGCGGACCGCTGAGACAGAGAAGGTCGGCCTGATGACGATGGTCGGCGACGCCTACGCCGGCCCGCTGATCGACGAGCTGCGGCGGCATCGTTACGACCTGTCGTCGCTGTTCGCAATCGGCACCGGCGGAGCGGCGACCAATCAGCGCCACCAGGACGCGCTACTGGAACTGCTGCCGCAGATCACGCTGATCAACGGCTACGGGTCCTCGGAGACCGGCAACATGGCGTTCGGGCGTAGCCAGAACGGTGACCGCAAGGACACCTTCGAACGACGCGACGGGGTCGTGCTGCTGTCGGAGGACCGCACCCGCTTCGTCGCCCCCGGCGAGACCGAGGTCGGCTGGGTGGCGCGCGAGGGGCGGATTCCGTTGGGCTACTTCGACGATGCCGAAGCAACCCTGCGGACCTTCCCGGAGGTCGACGGCCGCCGGGTGGTGATCTCGGGGGACCGCGGCTCGCTGGAGGGCGATGGCACGCTGCGGCTGTTCGGCCGGGATTCGCTGGTGGTCAACACCGGCGGGGAGAAGGTGTTCGTCGAAGAGGTCGAGGAAGTGCTGCGAGCCCATCCCGACGTCGTCGACGCGCTGGTGGTCAGCAGGCCGAGCGAGCGCTGGGGCGAGGAACTGGTGGCGATCGTCGCGCCCCGCGGCGGGGCCGTGCCGAGCGAGGCATCGCTGCTGGAGTTGTGCCACCAGCAGTTGGCCCGCTACAAGGCGCCCAAGGAACTCGTCTTCGTCGGGCAGGTGCGCCGGCTCGGCAACGGCAAGGCCGACTACCGCTGGGCCAAAGACCAAGCCGTGCAGCGTGGTTCCCTGGCGGGCCGGTCATGA
- a CDS encoding enoyl-CoA hydratase/isomerase family protein codes for MPDEGAVRQSRSGTVLQITLDRPERRNALTRSMIDDLVSILTAAATDDSLRAVHLTGAGGNFCAGSDWVSSNRDGRRPRVGDLTRRTPLTHNRVVELVATIQLPVVCSVRGWAVGLGCNLALAADFTVAAADATLWEPFIDRGFTPDSGATWLLPRLAGLTRAKRMLLLGEKVSGTQAADWGLIDAAVAPGDVDAAAEELVARLAAGPTVAIGLAKQAINYGLHATLSQSMHHELADLELACRTADFKEGLAAFRERRRPDYQGR; via the coding sequence GTGCCCGACGAAGGGGCGGTACGTCAGAGTCGTAGCGGCACCGTTCTGCAGATCACCCTGGACCGCCCCGAACGTCGTAATGCATTGACGCGCAGCATGATCGACGATCTGGTCAGCATTCTCACCGCCGCCGCCACCGATGACTCGCTGCGCGCGGTGCATCTCACCGGAGCCGGCGGCAACTTCTGCGCCGGCTCCGATTGGGTGAGCAGCAACCGCGACGGGCGGCGTCCCCGCGTCGGCGACCTCACCCGCAGGACCCCGCTGACCCACAACCGGGTCGTCGAACTGGTGGCCACGATCCAGCTGCCCGTGGTGTGCAGCGTGCGGGGCTGGGCGGTCGGTCTGGGCTGCAACCTCGCGCTGGCCGCAGACTTCACCGTCGCCGCCGCCGACGCCACGCTGTGGGAGCCGTTCATCGACCGGGGTTTCACCCCCGACTCCGGTGCCACGTGGCTGCTCCCGCGGCTGGCCGGACTCACCCGCGCCAAACGCATGCTGCTACTCGGCGAGAAGGTCTCGGGCACCCAAGCCGCCGACTGGGGCCTCATCGATGCAGCCGTCGCTCCCGGCGACGTCGACGCAGCCGCGGAGGAGTTGGTGGCGCGCCTGGCCGCCGGTCCGACGGTCGCGATCGGCCTGGCCAAACAGGCCATCAATTACGGGCTGCACGCCACCCTGTCGCAGTCGATGCACCATGAGCTGGCCGACCTCGAGCTGGCCTGCCGGACAGCAGATTTCAAAGAAGGACTGGCCGCCTTCCGGGAGCGACGACGCCCGGATTACCAGGGCCGGTGA
- a CDS encoding TetR/AcrR family transcriptional regulator, translating into MAKQATAEKRQRRERGSINPDDIIKGAFELAEEVGIDNLSMPLLGKHLGVGVTSIYWYFRKKDDLLNAMTDRALREYARFATPYVDAQDWRDTLAGHARTMRETFTGSPILCDLILIRSALSPRAAKLGVQEVESAVRSLVEAGLTPEQAFDTYSAMSLHVRGSVVLRRLREKNLAANEGPGDIDDSLSFDPDSAPLLASITAQGHHLSGSDDRNFEYGLECILEHAARMIGENSKAGRKPTKNSARER; encoded by the coding sequence GTGGCAAAGCAGGCGACTGCGGAAAAGCGGCAACGGCGCGAACGCGGGTCCATCAATCCCGACGACATCATCAAGGGCGCGTTCGAACTCGCCGAAGAGGTCGGCATCGACAACCTGAGCATGCCGCTGCTGGGCAAGCACCTCGGTGTCGGCGTCACCAGCATCTACTGGTACTTCCGCAAGAAGGACGATCTGCTCAACGCGATGACCGACCGCGCCCTGCGTGAGTACGCGCGGTTCGCGACGCCCTACGTCGATGCCCAGGACTGGCGCGACACGCTGGCCGGCCACGCCCGCACCATGCGGGAGACCTTCACGGGCAGCCCGATCCTGTGCGACCTGATCCTGATCCGGTCCGCGCTGAGCCCGCGGGCCGCCAAACTCGGCGTGCAGGAGGTCGAAAGCGCGGTCCGCAGCCTGGTGGAGGCGGGCCTGACGCCCGAACAGGCCTTCGACACCTATTCGGCGATGTCGCTGCACGTGCGGGGTTCGGTGGTGCTGCGCCGGCTGCGGGAGAAGAACCTCGCAGCCAACGAGGGTCCCGGTGACATCGACGACTCGCTGTCATTCGACCCGGACAGCGCCCCGCTGCTGGCGTCGATCACCGCGCAGGGCCATCACCTCAGCGGATCCGACGACCGCAACTTCGAATACGGCCTGGAGTGCATCCTCGAGCATGCCGCACGCATGATCGGGGAGAACTCCAAGGCAGGGCGCAAGCCGACGAAGAACTCCGCCCGCGAGCGCTGA
- a CDS encoding crotonase/enoyl-CoA hydratase family protein yields the protein MADEVLRERRGRVLIITINRPEARNAFNLAVAQGLADAMDELDESPDLSVAIITGAGGNFCAGMDLKAFMAGEVPAIEGRGIGFTERPPRKPVIAAVEGYALAGGTEIVLATDLIVAAKNAKFGIPEVKRGLVAAGGGLLRLQKRIPYQKALELALTGDSFTAEEASAWGFVNVLTEPGEALDGALKLAERITANGPLAIAATKEVIMKSADWSQDEMWKKQGEIVFPVFSSKDAMEGATAFAEKRQPNWTGT from the coding sequence GTGGCTGACGAAGTTCTCCGGGAACGGCGGGGACGGGTCCTGATCATCACGATCAACCGTCCCGAGGCGCGCAACGCGTTCAACCTGGCGGTGGCGCAGGGACTGGCCGACGCGATGGACGAACTCGACGAGTCGCCCGACCTGTCGGTCGCGATCATCACCGGCGCCGGCGGGAACTTCTGCGCCGGCATGGACCTCAAGGCGTTCATGGCCGGTGAGGTGCCCGCCATCGAGGGGCGTGGGATCGGGTTCACCGAACGTCCGCCCCGCAAGCCGGTGATCGCCGCGGTGGAAGGGTATGCCCTGGCCGGCGGTACCGAGATCGTGCTGGCCACCGACCTCATCGTGGCCGCGAAGAACGCGAAGTTCGGCATCCCGGAGGTCAAGCGCGGACTGGTCGCCGCCGGCGGTGGGCTGCTGCGGCTGCAGAAGCGCATCCCATACCAGAAAGCCCTCGAGCTCGCCCTGACCGGCGACAGCTTCACCGCCGAGGAAGCCTCTGCATGGGGCTTCGTCAACGTGCTGACCGAACCCGGCGAGGCCCTCGACGGTGCGTTGAAGCTGGCCGAGCGGATCACCGCCAACGGCCCGCTGGCGATCGCGGCCACCAAAGAGGTCATCATGAAATCCGCGGACTGGAGCCAGGACGAGATGTGGAAGAAGCAGGGGGAGATCGTCTTCCCGGTCTTCTCGTCGAAGGACGCGATGGAGGGGGCCACGGCGTTCGCCGAGAAGCGCCAACCCAATTGGACCGGCACCTGA
- a CDS encoding enoyl-CoA hydratase/isomerase family protein — protein sequence MTTYDTITYDVDGHKATITLNRPDALNALSPHMIGELRAAYDEAENDDDVWLMIVTGTGRAFCTGADVKEIPDDGKVIYERPYLSTYDQWEAPQEGTPPFRRMAKPVLAAINGLCCGAGLDWVTTGDIVIASDKATFFDPHVSIGLVAAREMVRLARALPRTVALRMALMGKHERMSAERAYELGMITEVVPHERLLERAHEIADIVNSNAPLAVRGTRLAIHKTLDLPLLEGEILAETFRERVVRTEDAAEGPRAFVEKRAPNWQCR from the coding sequence ATGACCACCTACGACACCATCACCTATGACGTCGACGGGCACAAGGCCACCATCACGCTCAACCGACCGGATGCGCTCAACGCGTTGTCCCCGCACATGATCGGCGAACTTCGCGCCGCCTACGACGAAGCCGAGAACGACGACGACGTCTGGCTGATGATCGTCACCGGCACCGGTCGGGCGTTCTGCACCGGCGCCGACGTCAAAGAGATCCCCGACGACGGCAAGGTCATCTACGAACGGCCCTATCTGTCGACGTACGACCAGTGGGAGGCGCCGCAGGAAGGCACGCCACCGTTTCGCCGGATGGCCAAACCGGTGCTCGCCGCGATCAACGGCCTGTGCTGCGGTGCGGGCTTGGACTGGGTCACCACCGGGGACATCGTGATCGCCTCCGACAAGGCGACGTTCTTCGACCCGCACGTCAGCATCGGGCTCGTCGCCGCCCGCGAGATGGTGCGCCTGGCCCGAGCGCTGCCCCGCACGGTCGCGCTGCGGATGGCCCTGATGGGCAAGCACGAACGGATGAGCGCCGAACGGGCCTACGAGCTCGGCATGATTACCGAGGTCGTCCCGCACGAGAGGCTGCTCGAGCGCGCGCACGAGATCGCCGACATCGTCAACTCCAACGCCCCACTGGCCGTGCGAGGTACCCGGCTGGCGATCCACAAGACCCTGGACCTGCCGCTGCTGGAGGGCGAGATCCTGGCCGAGACGTTCCGCGAACGGGTGGTGCGCACCGAGGACGCCGCCGAGGGACCGCGCGCGTTCGTCGAGAAGCGCGCGCCGAACTGGCAGTGCCGGTGA
- a CDS encoding FadR/GntR family transcriptional regulator: MSAQRIRQPRVAELVASRLREDILTGRLREGDVLPSQESLFAEFGVSPPAVREAMHILESEGLISVRRGNVGGAVVHLPSAARAAHLIGMVLQTRAATPADVSEALLHLEPICAGMCAARADRMTAVVPHLRAAIDLQVAEFDTPARYVPNARRFHEEIVQRCGNEPMILVIGALEVIWSAHESSVWSDECSPGDPMHPPTMRAALRDHNRLLDAIADGDSARAVRVAQNHLAAARQNTLAAASSRTIEAKLISNGQEWT; the protein is encoded by the coding sequence GTGTCAGCGCAGCGTATTCGTCAGCCCCGGGTCGCCGAGCTCGTGGCGTCGCGCCTGCGCGAGGACATTTTGACCGGACGGCTACGGGAAGGTGACGTGCTGCCGTCGCAGGAGTCGCTGTTCGCCGAGTTCGGGGTCAGCCCACCCGCGGTGCGCGAGGCGATGCACATCCTCGAATCCGAGGGCCTGATCTCGGTGCGGCGCGGCAACGTCGGGGGAGCGGTGGTGCATCTGCCGTCGGCCGCACGGGCAGCGCATCTGATCGGGATGGTGCTGCAGACCCGGGCGGCCACGCCGGCGGACGTCAGCGAGGCGCTGCTGCATCTCGAACCGATCTGCGCGGGCATGTGTGCCGCGCGGGCGGACCGGATGACCGCGGTGGTGCCGCATCTGCGGGCTGCGATCGACCTGCAGGTTGCCGAGTTCGACACGCCTGCGCGTTATGTGCCCAACGCCCGCCGGTTCCACGAGGAGATCGTGCAGCGGTGCGGCAACGAACCGATGATCCTGGTGATCGGCGCCCTCGAGGTGATCTGGTCAGCGCACGAGTCCTCGGTTTGGAGCGACGAGTGCAGCCCCGGCGATCCGATGCACCCACCGACGATGCGCGCGGCGCTGCGCGACCACAACCGCTTGCTTGACGCCATTGCCGACGGCGACTCGGCAAGGGCGGTCCGGGTGGCGCAGAACCACCTCGCGGCGGCGCGACAGAACACCCTGGCTGCGGCATCGAGCAGAACCATTGAGGCCAAACTGATTTCCAACGGACAGGAATGGACATGA
- a CDS encoding SDR family NAD(P)-dependent oxidoreductase — translation MDLGLRDSTAVVVGGGGGMGLASARCLAEDGARVAVIGRTRQALDRAAADLRDRGSPDAVGLIADTVDQGQVERAFAEISDRWGGQLNILINAVGPTVRGTFDELSDADWRQAVDEGAMGMVHCVRAALPLLRAAEWARIVNFSAHSTQRQSTILPAYTAAKAMVTSISKNLSLLLAPDEILVNVVSPGSVASEALRGWAASVGVDGDDPYALMRAIDEHFGHPAHLPRAGLPSEVGPVVAFLASRRNSYMTGANVNVDGGSDFT, via the coding sequence GTGGACCTAGGGCTGCGCGACTCCACCGCCGTGGTCGTCGGAGGCGGCGGAGGCATGGGTCTGGCCTCGGCGCGATGTCTGGCCGAGGACGGCGCACGGGTCGCGGTGATCGGTCGGACCCGGCAGGCTCTGGACCGCGCCGCCGCCGACCTGCGCGACCGCGGAAGTCCCGACGCGGTCGGTCTGATCGCCGACACGGTCGACCAGGGACAGGTCGAGCGGGCCTTCGCCGAGATCTCCGATCGGTGGGGCGGTCAGCTCAACATCCTGATCAACGCGGTCGGGCCGACGGTGCGGGGCACCTTCGACGAACTGAGCGACGCCGACTGGCGGCAGGCCGTCGACGAAGGCGCGATGGGCATGGTGCACTGCGTGCGCGCCGCGCTGCCGTTGCTGCGCGCCGCGGAATGGGCGCGCATCGTGAACTTCTCAGCGCACTCGACGCAGCGGCAGAGCACGATTCTGCCGGCCTACACCGCGGCCAAGGCGATGGTCACCAGCATCTCCAAGAACCTGTCGCTGCTGCTGGCGCCGGACGAGATCCTGGTCAATGTGGTGTCGCCGGGCAGTGTGGCGTCCGAGGCGCTGCGGGGGTGGGCGGCGTCGGTCGGGGTGGACGGCGACGACCCGTACGCGTTGATGCGGGCGATCGACGAACACTTCGGCCACCCGGCACACCTGCCGCGGGCCGGACTGCCCAGTGAGGTCGGGCCCGTGGTCGCGTTCCTGGCTTCGCGCCGCAACTCCTACATGACGGGGGCCAACGTCAATGTCGACGGCGGGAGCGACTTCACCTAG
- a CDS encoding amidohydrolase family protein, whose translation MNAPQPLDYRAIDVDNHYYEPLDAFTRHQPKEFRSRGVQMVQDGKRTLAVFGGVVNHFIPNPSFDPIIEPGCLDLLFRGEIPEGVDPASLMKVDRLADHPEYQNRDARVTILDKQNLETVFMLPTFACGVEEGLKHDIEATMVAMHAFNLWLDEDWGFHRPDGRIVSAPIISLADPEKAVQEVEFVLSRGAKIVCVRPAPVPGLVRPRSLGDPVHDPVWARLAEAGVPVVFHLSDSGYMAIPALWGGSGVFKGFGKRDPLDMVIMDDRAIHDSLASMIVHQVFTRHPKLKVASIENGSYFVYRLIKRLKKSANTAPYHYKEDPVEQLRNNVWIAPYYEDDVKLLAETIGVERILFGSDWPHGEGLADPMTFTADIPQFPEFSAEDTRKVMRDNALDLLGVDVTVTA comes from the coding sequence ATGAACGCTCCGCAGCCCTTGGACTACCGCGCGATCGACGTCGACAACCACTACTACGAACCGCTCGACGCGTTCACCCGGCATCAGCCCAAGGAGTTCCGCAGCCGCGGCGTGCAGATGGTGCAGGACGGCAAGCGGACCTTGGCAGTGTTCGGCGGCGTGGTCAACCATTTCATTCCGAACCCGTCGTTCGACCCGATCATCGAACCCGGCTGTCTGGATCTGTTGTTCCGCGGCGAGATCCCCGAGGGGGTCGACCCCGCGTCGCTGATGAAGGTCGACCGGCTCGCCGATCACCCCGAATACCAGAATCGCGACGCTCGCGTGACGATCCTCGACAAGCAGAACCTCGAGACGGTGTTCATGCTGCCGACTTTCGCCTGCGGGGTGGAGGAAGGTCTCAAGCACGACATCGAGGCAACCATGGTGGCGATGCACGCCTTCAACCTGTGGTTGGACGAGGACTGGGGATTCCACCGTCCCGACGGCCGGATCGTCTCCGCGCCGATCATCTCGCTGGCCGATCCGGAAAAGGCCGTGCAGGAAGTCGAATTCGTGCTCAGCCGCGGCGCCAAGATCGTCTGTGTGCGTCCTGCGCCGGTGCCCGGTCTGGTGCGTCCGCGCTCGCTGGGCGACCCGGTGCACGACCCCGTGTGGGCACGGCTGGCCGAGGCCGGCGTCCCGGTGGTGTTCCACCTGTCGGACTCCGGCTACATGGCGATCCCCGCGCTGTGGGGCGGCAGCGGTGTGTTCAAGGGTTTCGGCAAGCGGGATCCGCTCGACATGGTGATCATGGACGACCGCGCCATCCACGATTCCCTGGCATCGATGATCGTCCATCAGGTGTTCACCCGGCACCCCAAGCTCAAGGTGGCCAGCATCGAGAACGGGTCCTACTTCGTCTACCGGTTGATCAAGCGGCTCAAGAAGTCGGCCAACACCGCGCCGTACCACTACAAGGAAGACCCTGTGGAGCAGCTGCGGAACAACGTGTGGATCGCGCCATACTACGAGGACGACGTCAAACTCCTCGCCGAGACCATCGGTGTGGAGCGCATCCTCTTCGGTTCGGACTGGCCGCACGGCGAGGGCCTGGCGGATCCGATGACGTTCACCGCCGACATCCCGCAGTTCCCGGAGTTCAGCGCCGAGGACACCCGGAAGGTGATGCGCGACAACGCACTCGATCTGCTCGGTGTCGACGTGACGGTCACCGCGTAG
- a CDS encoding thiolase family protein, which yields MSTPVIVGAARTAIGRSFKGTLVNTPPETLITTVLPEIVRRSGVDPAEIDDIIFAESHYGGGDLARYAADATGLKHVPGQSVNRHCAGSLTAIGNAAAQIGSGMERVLIAGGVQSLSMTPLVNWRIPGPELKFEERWMPPTHVETPEAPTRDMSITVGWNTAQSAGISREEMDAWAARSHQRAIAAIDAGKFADEIVPLKVTQFDGSVVDFSVDEHPRRDTTVEKLAGLKVLHPEIEGFSITAGNSSGTNDAAAGVALVEADYAAANGLNVMAKVRAWGSVGVDPRDTGLGGVKVIGKVLDRAGLKPSDITLWEINEAFASVPIAACKEYGIDEELVNFSGSGCSLGHPIAASGARMVTTLIYELARRGGGIGVAAMCAGGGQGGGVVVEV from the coding sequence ATGTCAACACCCGTCATCGTCGGTGCCGCCCGCACGGCCATCGGCCGCTCCTTCAAGGGCACCCTGGTCAACACGCCGCCCGAGACGCTCATCACCACGGTGCTGCCCGAGATCGTCCGTCGCTCGGGAGTCGACCCGGCTGAGATCGACGACATCATCTTCGCCGAATCACATTACGGCGGTGGCGATCTCGCGCGCTACGCCGCCGATGCCACGGGCTTGAAGCATGTTCCGGGCCAGTCGGTGAACCGGCACTGCGCCGGCAGCCTGACCGCGATCGGCAACGCGGCGGCGCAGATCGGCTCCGGGATGGAGCGGGTGCTGATCGCCGGCGGAGTGCAGTCGCTGTCGATGACCCCGCTGGTCAATTGGCGCATCCCGGGCCCCGAACTGAAGTTCGAAGAGCGGTGGATGCCGCCCACGCACGTCGAGACGCCCGAGGCCCCGACCAGGGACATGTCGATCACCGTGGGCTGGAACACCGCCCAGTCGGCCGGCATCTCGCGAGAGGAGATGGACGCCTGGGCCGCGCGGTCGCACCAGCGCGCCATCGCCGCGATCGACGCCGGAAAGTTCGCCGACGAGATCGTCCCGCTGAAGGTCACCCAGTTCGACGGTTCGGTGGTCGATTTCAGCGTGGACGAGCATCCGCGCCGTGACACGACGGTCGAGAAGCTGGCCGGGCTGAAGGTGTTGCATCCCGAGATCGAGGGCTTCTCCATCACCGCCGGTAACAGCAGCGGCACCAACGACGCCGCGGCCGGGGTCGCGCTCGTCGAGGCCGACTACGCCGCCGCCAACGGGCTGAACGTGATGGCCAAGGTCCGGGCCTGGGGGTCGGTGGGTGTGGATCCCCGTGACACGGGTCTGGGTGGTGTGAAGGTGATCGGCAAGGTGCTCGACCGGGCCGGCCTGAAGCCCTCCGACATCACGTTGTGGGAGATCAACGAGGCGTTCGCGTCGGTGCCGATCGCGGCGTGCAAGGAGTACGGCATCGACGAGGAACTGGTGAACTTCTCCGGCAGCGGCTGCAGCCTCGGGCACCCCATCGCTGCTTCCGGAGCGCGCATGGTCACCACGCTGATCTACGAGCTGGCGCGGCGCGGCGGCGGCATCGGCGTGGCCGCTATGTGTGCGGGCGGCGGCCAGGGCGGCGGCGTCGTCGTCGAGGTCTGA
- a CDS encoding enoyl-CoA hydratase: protein MSAAERVAAPGAAPGDQPVRYEVHDTGVAVLTLNRPERMNAWGGGLAGAFYRCIDRAEADPAVRVIVLTGAGRAFCAGADMGDLDGIGSVSASAADTDVTQLVGERHPHFVTELHKPVVAAINGACAGIGLTQALMCDIRFAAAGAKFTTAFSRRGLIAEYGISWILPRVVGWGAALDLLLSGRTFYADEAKELGLVKEVVAPEELLPRALAYAEDMAAHCAPSALAVIKRQIYGDALRNVHDTSARAETLMHESMQRPDFIEGITAFFEKRQPHFGPMELEKEDAS, encoded by the coding sequence GTGAGTGCAGCCGAACGCGTCGCCGCACCCGGTGCGGCCCCGGGCGACCAGCCGGTGCGCTACGAAGTGCATGACACCGGGGTGGCGGTGCTGACGCTGAATCGTCCCGAACGGATGAACGCCTGGGGCGGGGGTCTGGCCGGCGCGTTCTACCGGTGCATCGACCGCGCCGAAGCCGATCCGGCGGTGCGGGTGATCGTGCTGACCGGCGCCGGGCGGGCGTTCTGCGCCGGCGCCGACATGGGTGATCTCGACGGCATCGGCAGTGTGAGTGCCTCCGCAGCGGATACCGATGTCACCCAGTTGGTCGGCGAACGTCATCCGCACTTCGTGACCGAGCTGCACAAACCCGTCGTCGCCGCGATCAACGGGGCGTGCGCGGGCATCGGCCTGACCCAGGCGCTGATGTGCGACATCCGTTTCGCCGCGGCCGGCGCGAAGTTCACCACGGCGTTCTCGCGGCGCGGCTTGATCGCCGAGTACGGCATCTCCTGGATCCTGCCCCGGGTGGTGGGCTGGGGCGCCGCGCTGGACCTGTTGTTGTCCGGCCGCACCTTCTATGCCGACGAGGCCAAAGAGCTCGGGCTGGTCAAGGAGGTCGTCGCGCCCGAGGAACTGTTGCCGCGGGCGTTGGCCTACGCCGAGGACATGGCCGCGCACTGCGCACCCAGCGCATTGGCCGTGATCAAACGTCAGATCTATGGCGACGCTCTGCGAAACGTGCACGACACCAGTGCCCGGGCGGAGACACTGATGCACGAGTCGATGCAGCGGCCCGACTTCATCGAAGGCATCACGGCCTTCTTCGAGAAGAGACAGCCCCACTTCGGCCCCATGGAACTGGAGAAGGAGGACGCGTCATGA